A genomic region of Bernardetia sp. ABR2-2B contains the following coding sequences:
- a CDS encoding glycosyltransferase family 2 protein produces the protein MRKISILIAVRNEEQLILSCLDNLKKSINEFYKIEENNHNFNLETLIGDDNDTNTEDKSAEIIKEFIERNKGLDFNYFKIDRTKKELIKNNLKGKINVVHQLINHSAGKTIILLDADILVNPNWLKELLTKYYQNENIKMIMGTTIPNPNQDSFFTKFQTIDWLFGQGILAIFSWLGFPQTAMGNNLIFDRKIYEELGGYESIEFSVTEDVALFKTFQKYIKEQSCLTLQSVRQNKQNKNQFFLHLFNSQSLAFTEAEPTLKYWILQHHRWFCGAWQFSNFLKKGILLIYLFRIIFFIGVILSGNIYLIFSTLLLLGINFLLIISFFVRLKLKVSFSTILQALLFCLMESFLYFLVGVYFLKTKNVKWKGREF, from the coding sequence ATGAGAAAAATAAGTATTCTAATTGCTGTCCGAAATGAAGAGCAACTAATTTTATCTTGTTTGGATAACTTAAAAAAGTCTATAAACGAGTTCTATAAAATAGAAGAAAACAATCATAATTTTAATTTAGAAACCTTAATTGGAGATGATAACGATACAAATACAGAGGACAAAAGCGCAGAAATCATAAAAGAATTTATTGAGAGAAATAAAGGACTAGATTTTAATTATTTCAAAATTGACAGAACTAAAAAAGAATTAATTAAAAATAATTTGAAAGGCAAAATAAATGTTGTTCATCAATTAATTAATCATTCAGCAGGCAAAACAATTATTTTATTAGATGCTGATATTCTTGTAAATCCAAATTGGCTTAAAGAATTACTAACAAAGTATTATCAAAATGAGAATATAAAAATGATAATGGGAACGACAATTCCAAATCCAAATCAAGACTCATTTTTTACTAAATTTCAAACAATAGACTGGCTTTTTGGACAGGGGATTTTAGCCATTTTTTCTTGGTTAGGTTTTCCACAAACAGCAATGGGAAATAATCTCATTTTTGATAGAAAAATCTATGAAGAACTAGGAGGGTACGAAAGCATTGAGTTTTCTGTAACCGAAGATGTAGCACTTTTTAAAACCTTTCAAAAGTATATAAAAGAACAGAGTTGTCTGACACTTCAAAGTGTCAGACAAAATAAGCAAAACAAAAATCAATTCTTCCTTCATCTTTTCAATTCTCAATCATTAGCTTTTACAGAAGCAGAACCAACTCTAAAATATTGGATTTTGCAGCATCATCGTTGGTTTTGTGGTGCTTGGCAGTTTTCTAATTTTCTCAAAAAGGGAATTTTACTAATCTATTTATTCAGAATAATCTTTTTTATAGGAGTTATTTTGAGTGGAAATATTTACTTGATTTTTTCTACTCTACTTCTTTTAGGAATTAATTTTTTATTAATTATTTCATTTTTCGTACGATTGAAACTTAAAGTTTCCTTTTCTACTATTCTACAAGCTTTGCTTTTTTGCTTAATGGAATCCTTTTTATACTTTTTAGTAGGAGTTTATTTTTTGAAAACTAAGAATGTCAAATGGAAAGGAAGGGAATTTTAG
- a CDS encoding HAD-IA family hydrolase has protein sequence MNNLTSTRHIERSVSARNIMLNIFFDLDHTLWDFEQNSKQTLNSLYQKYELSDRIINNETISFDDLLKAFQTTTKFLWKQHHEGLVDKVKIRQRRFGLIFEELHKMKNKQEQFNKTTYQNATHNLLEELENEYQYNCPRQPNLLPFALEMLTYLDTKGYQLHILTNGFEESQKLKLEHSGILHFFKNIITSDCTGFTKPNPIIFNHALAISNATPQNSIMIGDSFDADILGARSLGMKTIFYNPHKKTPQHSVASHDIACWKEIEGIL, from the coding sequence ATGAACAACCTCACCTCTACTCGCCATATTGAGCGTAGTGTTTCTGCTAGGAATATTATGTTGAATATCTTCTTCGACCTCGACCATACATTATGGGATTTTGAGCAAAATTCTAAACAAACCTTGAATAGTTTGTATCAAAAGTATGAATTATCTGATAGAATTATTAATAATGAAACAATAAGTTTTGATGATTTGTTGAAAGCCTTCCAAACTACAACCAAATTTCTTTGGAAACAACACCACGAAGGTTTGGTAGATAAAGTAAAGATACGACAACGCCGTTTTGGGCTTATTTTCGAAGAGCTACACAAAATGAAAAATAAGCAGGAACAATTTAATAAAACTACTTATCAAAATGCTACTCACAATCTTTTAGAAGAATTGGAAAATGAGTATCAATATAACTGCCCTCGTCAGCCTAATCTTTTGCCTTTTGCCTTAGAAATGCTTACTTATTTAGATACTAAAGGCTATCAACTTCATATTCTTACTAATGGTTTTGAAGAAAGTCAAAAACTAAAACTAGAGCATTCAGGTATTTTACATTTTTTTAAAAATATCATTACATCTGACTGTACAGGCTTTACCAAACCAAATCCTATTATTTTCAATCATGCACTTGCTATCTCTAACGCTACACCTCAAAATTCTATTATGATTGGAGATAGTTTTGATGCTGATATTTTGGGCGCACGTTCTTTAGGAATGAAAACTATCTTTTATAATCCACACAAAAAAACACCTCAACATTCTGTGGCAAGTCATGATATTGCTTGTTGGAAGGAAATTGAAGGGATTTTGTAG